From the Bartonella tribocorum CIP 105476 genome, the window GAACATAAGAGTATATTTTAGTACCTTACTATACAGTAAGGTATAATATTATACATTATAGTAACCATTAATTCTGAATGGATTTACGGTATAGGAAAAATAAAAGATCAACTAAATTTTGAATAGAATTTTTCTTATACGTTATATTAACTTATAATTTAGTATCTTATTATATAATAAGGTATAATATCGTATATTATGATACTCTATTTATTGAGGAATTAAATGCCTGTTATCTCTTTTGCTAACTCCAAAGGGGGAAGTGGAAAAACAACCTCTGCTTTACTCCTAGCTTGTGAACTTGCACATGCTAAACCTGTTACAATTATAGATGCAGATCCACGTCACCCTATCACCACTTGGTCTAAATTGCCAAATAAACCGGATAATCTTACCGTCATTACTAATGAATCTGAAAAAACTATTTTGGATGAAATAGAAATAGCATCTGCTAAAGATCCATTCGTAATTGTTGATCTAGAAGGTACAGCTTCACGCTTAACTAGTTATGCAATTAGCCAATCTGATTTTGTAATTATTCCTATGAAGGAACAGCAACAAGATGCTATAGCAGCTATTGAAATTATAAAAGAAATTCATAGAGATATGAAAGCTGTACGGCGTGTTATTGCTTATGCTGTTTTGTTCACGCAATCTAAAGTCGTTGCAAAACCTAGAACTGCTCGTTTTATATCATCTCAATTTAGAAAAAATACAGAACTTGATGTTTTTGAAACAGAAATTAATGAACGTGATGCCTTTTCCGCAATTTTTGCAATAGGAGGTTCGCATCGTAATCTCAATCCCAAAGAAGTCAATAATTTAGAAACCGCAATTAGTAATGTTGAAGCATTTGTTGCAGAAGTTATTAAAAAGCTAAAACAAGTTAAATAGATAAGGAAACTAAAGAATGAGTACAGAAAGAAAACCATTAAATTTTTCAGAACTTGATGATTTTAAACCTCGACAAGCTAAATCTGCTTTAAATACTGTAGAACGTAAAGAAATAGATAAAGCAGTAACCTTTCCAAGTCGTGAACAATCAGATGAAGCACAGATAAATATCAAAGCTAGCATAGCTATAATTAATCGTTTTAAATATATGGCTAAAAAAGAGCGCTATCGCCATGGTGATTTTTTAGAAATATTAATGAATGCTTATAAGCAAGGCGATTAACGTCGTATACCATGATTTCAAAACTTTTCATTCTATTCGGAAATCAATCTCAAAATTGCTTTCTATTTAAGTTTATTATACCTTATGATATAGTACTATAAGGTATAATACTGTAACATAAGGTATCTTAACCACCTTTTGAAATGGCGAACTTCGTATAAAAGCATCACAGCCTACAATAAAAATAGAAAGCTTTATTGGACGATTTTCTAGAAAACTAAAAAAACCACTAACCATTGAAGAAATGAACGAAATTACGGCTTCTAGTTGGGCTAGAAAAAATAATGTAAGAACCAAGAGCTTTAAAAATTAAGGTAGGCTATACCAAATTGACCGCCCTTTCCCATGACGCATCAAAAGACCTTTTTTAACTAATGATGTAAAGGTTGCTTTAAGTGTATTAGGGCTTGCACCGACTTCACGCACCATATCACGGGTTGTTACACGACTGTGATTACGTACATAATCAAGAATATTAAGAGCCAATTCAGATAAAGAAAAAAGAGCGTTTTTTTCACTCTCTATTTTTATTTCTAAATGGCGTTTTTGTTTTTGTAGAGCACGTAAAAAAAAGAGTATCCAAGGTTCCCAATTAGGCGATGATGTATAAATTGTTTTTTGAATCTGATTCAAAGCTAAATAGTAGCTTTCTTTATTATTCTCAATAATACTTTCAAGGGACGAATAGAGTACATAAACATAACCTTTTTGTAACAAAAGTAAGGTGGTTAAAATACGGCTTAAACGCCCGTTTCCATCTTGAAAAGGATGAATAGCTAAAAAAGTGACACTAAAAATAGCAATCGTAAGTAAAGGATGAAGATCTTTTAATTCACTGGTCTTATTGAACCAAGTAATAAGCTCTTGCATTCGATATGGTGTTTCAAATGGTGTAGCTGTTTCAAAAACGATACCCACCATTTCCCCTTGAGAATTAAAAGCTGCTACATCATTACGTGATGTCTTATATACACCTTTATGTCGTTCATCTTTATTGCTATGACACAAAAGATCACGATGAAGTTGTTTAATATGATTTTCTGTAATGGGAATATCACTCCAAGATTGAAAAATTGTTTCCATAACCTTGACATAACCAATAACTTCTTGTTCATCACGATTTTTTAAACTTGTAATTTCTGAATTTGCTAAAAGCTGTTCAATCTCACGGTCTGTTAATTTGCTACCTTCAATGCGTGTAGAAGATCCAATACTTTCAACAGTAGCAATATAACGAAGAGCATTTAATCGCTCTGGAGAAAGAGTTCCAAAGCTACGCTAAACACCTTTAAACTCATCAATCTCAGTAATGAGAGCCAATAATTCTTGTGTGATGTGAAGTGTATTTGTTTTCATACCGGAATATATACCCGATTATACCTGATTATGATACAAATCTTTATAATATTTTTCACATCATATAATCTACATCATTATAATTACGGGTATCACGTATTTTTTATTGACAATATACGGGTATTCCGTATATTGAATAATGTATGCAAACAGTAATTGAAACACCAGCTTATTTAATTTCCGCGAAAGAAGAAGGTGTATCACCTGAAGAATTATTTAATATTGTTTCTTTTATTGCTGCTAATCCAGATGCTGGTGATCTTATGCAAGGAACCGGTGGTGCAAGGAAAGTTAGATTTCCAACAAAGCATAAGGGTAAAAGTGGAGGATATAGGGTTATTACCTTTTTTGGTGGTCAAAATATTCCAGTGTTTCTCTTAGATATTTACAGTAAATCATCTCAAGGAAATTTAACAAAATCAGAGAAGAATGAGTTGAAGAAAATTTTAATTGCACTTCTCGATGAGTATAAAAAGGAAAAATAATGGATAAAAAAAATAAAGCAGGGTCTCGTATATTACAAGGTGCTCGTGAAGCTCTTGCCTATGCTAAAGGTGAAGCAGATGTCACCAAATTTGGTATCCATATTCCTGCTAATGTTGATGTCAAAAAAATCAGAAAACATATTGGTTTAACCCAGACCCAATTTGCAGCACGTTTTGGTTTTTCTGTAGGACGCATTCGTGATTGGGAACAAGGGCGATATTCTATAGATACTTCTTCTCGTTTGTTGCTTTCAATTATTGAAAATGAACCTGAAGCTATTGATCGTGCTCTTAAAAAGTCTCTATTAGCATAAGAAGGGAGTATCGTTTTTCACATCACATCATATTATGCCATAAAAATAGTATGCATAGTATACGTATGATATAAGTAAACCATATGTTAGACGTATGTTTTATGTCATATTGAAGTGGTTTTCATTTTAATTTTATACAAATTGCTTTGAATTTATTGGCATTTTTAAAGTTTTAAGAACTTCATTCAATTCCGATTTAAACAAAGAACTTTTTTGATCATTTGATTTTGTTAGATCGTTTTTTTCTGTTTTTTGCACACGCCAATCGTTCAATTTCTCCTCAAAAGCTTCATTCAGCAATGCATAGAAAGAACGTTCTAGATAGAGTTCTCCTCGATTTTCTTTAGCAATCATACCGCGTAGATATCCCCCAGATGACTTCACGAGTTCTTTGCAATGTTTTTCAAAAATGATAGCAATGGCTAGAGCAGCTTTCTTAGTTCCCATAGTTTTTTTAGCGCTTTCAACAGCATGAGAAGAAATCCCTTTCATTGTAGCTAAAAACTCCATAGATCCGATTAAATCCCTTTCGGATTGCAACCCATGTTTCATGAACATAGCAACATTAGGCAAAGCTTGTGCTAAAAGTTCTGGTTTGATTTGAAGCGATTTACTGTTTTTTGAAGGTAATGTGTTTTCAGTTTTGCTTTTCTCAATTTTTTCATAAGCTTTGTTACAATTACAATTTAAGTTAAGGGTTGTATATTCTATGTGCATTTCGTCAGCGAAATGTCTGTATTTCGTTTTTGCTGTTTTTTGCTTTAAAAATCTCTCTAAAATCCACTGAAAAAGACCTATTGCTTTATGCAATTTTCCCACTGAAGCTTTAGCTGGCCGACCAATAATATGAATGATTTTTTGCATTCTCGAAAAAAGCAAAGATGTAAATGGTGTAGTTTCAATTGATGCATAAGAAGCTTTAATTTGTCGCACCAATCCCTGAAAACAATGCAAAGCGTCCTTTTGTTTACTCTGAGCCTCTAAAACTTCATCAATTTTTTGTTTAAGTTCATGGTATCGCGCAACAAGAATACGTAAATCAATCCCACAAGCAGTTATAATTCCATTACTACGGCTTCGTGATGAATAGCGTTTAAAATTACCAGAATCCCGCATGACAACAAGACCACAATCATAAAGACTTGAAAGCAATATACTCACGCGTGATTCACTACGGCAAATTTCATTACTAAGACAGTAATTGCTTTTAAAAACGATAGGCACTCCACCTTTTTCAAATGAAGACGTCGAAGCTGTATTCAATAAAACTAAGAGAAGTTTTGCTTCTGTCTCTTTAATCAAACCAGCCATCTCTAATTTTCTAGCCAATCCGATTAATTGCCCCCGACTTACAGACCCCATTTCAGCAGTTTCAGCTAATTTTCTATATTCTATATGATGCGCACTTAACTTTCTTCCGAAAACTTTATTAACCATAATTTTAAAACCTCTCTATTGGAGGCAAAAAAAACGTTAAAAATATCCCGTTTCTACAAAATTTCTCTTGCAGAATGCATTACGATAAATTAAAATGAAAATTACTGATTTTTTAATTCACCGTATTGTAGTATTGTACGTAGTATTATACGGATATTTTTAAAAGCCCTTCTGTTTCCGCAGTTGGGTTTTTATTTTTTTGCCATTATGTCTCCTTTTATTGTAACGACTCATATTTCTTAAAAAGCATGAGTAAGCGAAAGCTATATTAAAAGGAAAATATTTTCAATATGGTAAAGATTTTACAAACAAAGCTACCCAAACAAATTCTAGATAAAACCATAAGAAAATTTTATAATTCATTCTTATGATAAAAATGATATCTTCTTTTCATTTCATTTGAATACACACACGCGTTATAATATTTACATCATGATTTGCTTTTTATGATCTATTCATACATGGCAATTTCTATAAAAAATGGTCGATTAAATGTTGAATCACGGACAAAAAGGTGGACTGAAAGGTGGACTGTAATAAAATTAGAAAATTAATTTACTGATTTTATTACGTTTTTACACGCAGTACGGTTCCTATATTAGGAACCGCATTGTTAAATGCAAGCATTTGAAGTGTTATCACGTGATAAAATAAATTAATGGAAACCAAATTGTTCAATCGAGGAAATAGATTGTGTATAAAAAGAAAAAAGAAAAATTTTAGATTAATTCACTGTTTGAATTTAATTTTGAATCCACACTTTTATGCATAATTCATTTGACTATTTTTTATATAAGATTGGCATGTATGAATAGACCATAAAAAGCAAATCATGGTGCAAATATTATAACGCATGTAAACGTTCAAATGAAATGAAAAGCAGATATCATTCATAACAGTTCATAAATTTTATGATACGTTTTTATCGCAGCACAAATCACATTGTTTAAAATTTAGTTGTTTGGAATTATCGATAACATACGTTTAAAGAATGGTATGAGTTTTGCTCTTTTTTGAGCGAAACCTTCAAAGGAATAATTGTTTAAAACTGTCATAAGCTTATAGGTTTAATTTCTAAAGATTGCATAAGAGGATTTAAAGACAAGATTGATTTTATAACCGCGGTATTTTTTTACCGAGGTAGGAAATAAACAGATAATGAAATTCAAAACGTTATATCTTACGAAATCAAAAGCCTTTTAATGAATAGATTGCAGGCTAGTTTTTAAGAACGGAATTATTCGCTTCCACAAAAAAATGGAGGCGGCTAATACCACAGCAGTAAAAGACTATTTTACCTTAGATATGGTACTAAAAAACGTTTTAAAAGTTACCATTTAAAAGCACAGAGTACAAATATAGAGCGATTAATTTGCAAAAAAGTTATGTTTGAGTGCAAAATAAAAAGACGCTTATGAAAGCTTTTCTAAATACGTTTAAACGTTTGAAACTGATGTTTATCAGTTTTAAAGTCTTGCGTTTGATAAAAGCGGCTGTTTATTGTCTTATGAGAGTTTGTTTTAAAAGCCAACGTTTGCAAATGTAAAAAACGGGTTTTGTTAAAGCTACCAAGCGTTTTGATTTTATAGAATGCGTTATTTGAATTCACTCAGCTCGATTTTGAGCTTAGTCTATTGAAACGTTTTAAAAGAAGCATTGTGATCATGGGCTTTATTTCAAATGACTACCTCACGAGGAGGGTGTTATGATTAATACGTTTGAGAGCAACGAAAAGCGTTTATAGGCTCTCTCATTCAAATGAGTGATTAAAGATCATACGCATCATACATTTCTTTTGATAAGTTTTCATATCTTGAATAGAGCGCTTGTAATATAATACGTTTTGTATATATGCATTCATTACCTTATGGTAGATGATTCATTAGAGAATAGACATTTGAAAGCCGCGTTATATCAGTTGGCACGGCTTTCTTTTTGAATTCTCTCTTTTATGATGGGTTTATAGCCATAAAGAAGGCACTCCCATGCTTGTTATTTATGCTATTTTTCAATCTTGACGACATTATCTTTTTCATAAACCTCATAATCTTGATCAACGACCCTTACATGGCTTTTTAGATCTATTTTTGCTTTCCCATAGGCACGCCCATAGACCTGTACAAAACCAGAGATTTTCGCATTGCCATAAACAGAGCCATGAATTTGTGCATGGCAATTAATAATAGCCTGTCCATAAATTTTTGCACCGTTGTAAATACAAGCAGAGCCAGAAACCTTTGAATGACCATAGATCATGGCATGATCATGAACCAAAACACCATGAGAAACGCGCGCATGTTGATAAATATGGGAATTGCTATAAATGATGGCGTGATCACAAACATGAGCATTGCCATAGATATAACCTGCTACATGAGCATTCCCATAAACACACGCATGGTCATAAACTTTAGCATATCGAGTGATTAAAGCCTTTCCATAGACCTCAGCATTGCCATAGACATGCCCACGCACCTGAGACAGATGGCGTACTTTAGCATGATCCGAAACGACGGCATTGCAAAAAACAGTAGCATCATCATAGACCCAGCAATTGCCATCATGAGAGAGGTTAGTTTCATCTTCAATAAAGCCCCCTAGATCCCCCGCCTTCACATCATCAAAGTCTCTTAAAGCACGAATGCGATAAAGATTTGTAATTTGCTTAGTAAGTCTATCTTTAATCTGTTTGATTTGATTGGTTAATTCGTATTTTTTGCACATAGGGATACCCTCACAATCTAATGTGTTAAACGTTTTCTAAAATTTGAAATGGAAAATTGGATTGAAAGCAGGCGCCCCCGCCGCGCCCGCATTTTATTTACGTTACATTAGGTTAGACCCATACAATTTCTAACTCACCATAAGGAGAGAGACGTTCAGTATAGGTTTTAATTTTAGTAGAGCCGCCGACATTTTCACGAATAACAGCAATGCCATGGATATGAGCATTTTCATAAATATGCACGTCATTTGCTATACGCGCGTTTTCATAAACCCTAGCATTGTCATAAACATAGGCATTATCATAAATAATAGCCTTGCCATACACATGAGCATTGCCATAGACACGGGAATTATCAGAAACAACGGCATTGCCATAAACATGCGCATTATCATAAATATAGCCAGCAGCGATAGCATTATCATAAACGCGGGCATGACCATAGATATGACCACAAGCGACAGCCTTGCCAAAAACCCTTGCGTTTTCATAAACGTGACCATTTTTAAACACAAGAGCATCATCATAAACCCAGCAATTGCCATCATGAGAGAGGTTATCTTCCTTTTCGATAAAGCCCCCCGAGGCACCAGCTTTAACATCAGAAAAGTCTTTTAATGCTTGAATACGATAAAGGGTATGATTACCAAATACACGCGTTTCATTTGTGAGTGCAAACTTTTTTTGCATAACACTATTCCTTTATAAAGAAGATTAAATTTTAGAATGAGATTTTTTAAAGAGGGGCGCCCCCGCCGCGCCCGCACGTTATTTACGCAGCGTCTTTTCTAGACTGATTATCATCACAGATATCATTCGTAATTTTTTCACGGCTATTAACCACGGCATTACCATAGATTTGTACATCATGATCAATATTGGATTTCCCATAGACCTTTGCATTGTCATAAATTCTTGCAAAGGACCCCACACGAGCCGAGCCAGAAACATTGGCATCATCATAAATACTTGCATAACTCTTAATCCAAGCATTGCCATAAACATGCGCATTGCCATAAATACACCCCCCCCCATAAATGCGTGATTTACCATAGACATGGGAATTTCCATAAACAAAGCCACTCACATGAGCATTTTCATATACACGGGCGTTATCGTAAATATGTGCACTAGGAGAAACATTAGCATTATCACAAACCATGGCATTGCCATAAACATAGCCACAGACCCTAGCATTGTTACTAATTTTTGCATTGTCATAAATGCTAGCATCTTTACCAAAAACCCATGCCTTATCACAAACCACGGCATTCCCATAAACTTTAGACCCCCTAGCAATAATGGCGTCATTACGTATTTTTGCATTATCAGAAACGACGGCATTGCAAAAAACGGTAGCATTATCGTAAACCCAGCAATTCCCATCATGAGAGAGATTGCTTTCATTTTCTATAAAACCACCTAATGCCCCCGCCTTAACATCATCAAAATCTCTTAAAGCACGAATGCGGTGTACAGTAATCCCTTCAAAAGTATGATTTTCATTAGTTAATTCGTATTTTTTAGATACAGTTATAGTGGACATAGGTATCTCCCTAAGTTCATATTTGATAAATTTTAGAATGAGTTGTTTAAAAGGGGCGCCCCCGCCGCGCCCGCGCCATTATTTACGCAGCGTTATTTTCAATAATCTTTACAACTTTATTGCCTTCATAAACCTCACAATTTATGGGGACCGAACATAAACCGCTATGTCTTTTTATCCTTGCATTCCCATAGACATTCCCTCTAATCACGATATAACTAGAGATTTTTGCATTGCCATAAACAGAGCCATAAACATCAGTATGACAGCCCACGCTAGCATTCCCATAAACCTTGCCATAAATTTTTGCAGCGCCACTGATAACAGCATGATCATAAACCACAGCATTCCTATGAATACGAGCGCTTCCTGATAATTTTGCATTGCCATAAACCCGCGCCTGATGATAAACCCAAGCATTATAAGAAAGATGCGCATTGTCATAAACATGGGCATTTGCATAAACGCGGGCGTGATCACAGACATGAGCATTGCCATAAACAAAGCCCATTATAATAGCCTTATTAAAAATCTTGGCATTTTCGTAAATATGGGCAGGATTTAAAACAAGAGCATCATCATAGACCCAGCAGTTTCCATCATGAGAGAGATTGTTTTCACTTTCAATAAAGCCGCCTAAAGACCCAGCTTTGACATCATCAAAATCTCTTAAAGCACGAATGCGATAAAGAGTTTGATTATTAAATACACGTGTCTCATTTGTGAGTGCAAACTTCTTTTGCATAACACTATTCCTTTATAAAGAAGATTAAATTTTAGAATGAGATTTTTAAAGAGGGGCGCCCCCGCCGCGCCCGTGTCTTATTTACGCAGCGTTTTTTAGTGACTGGTCATTATAGACAATTTCTTTATTACAGACTTCAATATTATTGCGAACCCAAGTATCACCTTTGATAACCGCATTGCGAAAAATCTTTACATTTGGAAAAATACAAGCATATCCGGAAATTTTCGCATTATCATAAATCTTTGTATCATTAAAAACACAAGCGTAATAATGAACATGAGCATTACCAAAAATATGGGCATCCGGA encodes:
- a CDS encoding helix-turn-helix domain-containing protein; its protein translation is MDKKNKAGSRILQGAREALAYAKGEADVTKFGIHIPANVDVKKIRKHIGLTQTQFAARFGFSVGRIRDWEQGRYSIDTSSRLLLSIIENEPEAIDRALKKSLLA
- the repC gene encoding plasmid replication protein RepC, whose amino-acid sequence is MVNKVFGRKLSAHHIEYRKLAETAEMGSVSRGQLIGLARKLEMAGLIKETEAKLLLVLLNTASTSSFEKGGVPIVFKSNYCLSNEICRSESRVSILLSSLYDCGLVVMRDSGNFKRYSSRSRSNGIITACGIDLRILVARYHELKQKIDEVLEAQSKQKDALHCFQGLVRQIKASYASIETTPFTSLLFSRMQKIIHIIGRPAKASVGKLHKAIGLFQWILERFLKQKTAKTKYRHFADEMHIEYTTLNLNCNCNKAYEKIEKSKTENTLPSKNSKSLQIKPELLAQALPNVAMFMKHGLQSERDLIGSMEFLATMKGISSHAVESAKKTMGTKKAALAIAIIFEKHCKELVKSSGGYLRGMIAKENRGELYLERSFYALLNEAFEEKLNDWRVQKTEKNDLTKSNDQKSSLFKSELNEVLKTLKMPINSKQFV
- a CDS encoding type II toxin-antitoxin system RelE/ParE family toxin; translated protein: MQTVIETPAYLISAKEEGVSPEELFNIVSFIAANPDAGDLMQGTGGARKVRFPTKHKGKSGGYRVITFFGGQNIPVFLLDIYSKSSQGNLTKSEKNELKKILIALLDEYKKEK
- a CDS encoding ParA family protein translates to MPVISFANSKGGSGKTTSALLLACELAHAKPVTIIDADPRHPITTWSKLPNKPDNLTVITNESEKTILDEIEIASAKDPFVIVDLEGTASRLTSYAISQSDFVIIPMKEQQQDAIAAIEIIKEIHRDMKAVRRVIAYAVLFTQSKVVAKPRTARFISSQFRKNTELDVFETEINERDAFSAIFAIGGSHRNLNPKEVNNLETAISNVEAFVAEVIKKLKQVK